A stretch of the Massilia sp. W12 genome encodes the following:
- a CDS encoding alpha/beta hydrolase encodes MTKRKLTLQHALKEAVVGPTPDLLAFSTSWLSLRDAPRGDGRPVLVLPGFLSGDMPTWPLRQFLSGLGYHCWPWGLGLNLGVSSAYEYDIEALIEHRLKEIWMEASDQKISVIGWSLGGVYARELARKYPHLIRDVITLGSPINGNPAESSITRLYSWVTRMQVHDADYQEKIRQATQPVPDVPVTAFYSPDDNIVPPQCARETPGPLTQNIEVDCTHTGFGFSALVFYLVAHRLAATPGEPIDAESLKRRFRDQRLPFSLGRWLPFSQVQS; translated from the coding sequence ATGACAAAACGAAAATTGACGCTGCAACACGCGTTAAAAGAAGCCGTGGTCGGGCCGACGCCTGATTTGCTGGCCTTTTCCACCAGCTGGCTGTCGCTGCGCGACGCGCCGCGCGGCGATGGGCGCCCGGTGCTGGTCCTGCCCGGCTTTTTATCCGGCGATATGCCGACCTGGCCGCTGCGCCAATTCCTCTCCGGCCTGGGCTACCACTGCTGGCCCTGGGGTCTGGGTTTGAATCTGGGCGTGTCTTCGGCCTATGAATACGATATCGAAGCGCTGATCGAGCACCGTTTAAAAGAAATCTGGATGGAAGCGTCTGACCAGAAAATCAGCGTGATCGGCTGGAGCCTGGGCGGGGTGTATGCGCGCGAGCTGGCGCGCAAGTATCCGCACCTGATCCGCGATGTGATCACGCTGGGCAGCCCGATCAACGGCAATCCGGCGGAATCCAGCATCACCCGTCTGTATTCCTGGGTTACGCGGATGCAGGTGCACGATGCGGACTACCAGGAAAAAATCCGCCAGGCCACGCAACCGGTGCCGGATGTGCCGGTGACGGCTTTCTACAGCCCGGATGACAATATCGTGCCGCCGCAATGCGCGCGCGAAACGCCGGGGCCGCTGACGCAAAATATTGAAGTCGATTGCACTCACACCGGTTTCGGCTTTTCCGCCCTGGTGTTTTATCTGGTGGCGCACCGCTTAGCCGCCACGCCGGGCGAGCCGATTGACGCCGAAAGCTTGAAACGCCGCTTCCGCGATCAGCGCCTCCCGTTTTCACTCGGGCGCTGGCTGCCGTTTTCACAGGTGCAATCATGA
- a CDS encoding wax ester/triacylglycerol synthase family O-acyltransferase, with product MIPVSSSEELLMRLENANMPMHVSSLTIYDPGSAPGGKVGFKDIMRFFSERLYRSKVFRHKLAPGPLGLGNGFWVEDPEFDIEFHLRHIALPKPGDWRQFCIQVARLHARHLDTSRPLWECYVIEGLDNIPGVPKGSFALFMKTHYAAMHGAPGAQLLAALHELSPDARASAPKQGYAHELPGMRDMLMASASNSLRWPLRVAHYMNTYFSPLKMYAGGKLGEWLRPWRRNAEQSAPPTPFNAPVSPHRVFEAVNIDLPQIARVRELVEGANSNDVLICVIAGALRQYLGGKGLLPPASLLAEAPFTSRSEMRINSMRKLADSAVMALHTDCADPLQRLRQIVAETRHGKQNFQSFLGKRLLLDATDLAPSVLIKGVGEAVRRSRLASHLPPQFNTSISSMRGPDLPLYMSGARLVSYYGMDLVHDLSGLSHMICYFAGQASISVTACRKLLPDPAAYAACLQQSWQELLQACQHEDAAPAPAPKRRRVRASVAGAPPRRRKNAAVATHA from the coding sequence ATGATCCCGGTGAGCAGCAGCGAAGAGCTGCTGATGCGCCTGGAAAACGCGAATATGCCGATGCATGTCTCCAGTCTGACGATTTACGATCCGGGCAGCGCGCCCGGCGGCAAAGTCGGCTTCAAAGACATCATGCGTTTTTTCAGCGAGCGCCTCTACCGCAGCAAGGTATTCCGGCACAAACTGGCCCCCGGCCCGCTCGGCCTGGGCAATGGTTTTTGGGTGGAAGATCCTGAGTTTGATATTGAATTTCATCTGCGCCATATCGCCCTGCCCAAACCCGGCGACTGGCGCCAGTTTTGCATTCAAGTCGCGCGTCTGCATGCGCGCCATCTCGACACCAGCCGCCCGCTGTGGGAATGCTATGTGATCGAGGGCTTGGACAATATTCCCGGCGTTCCCAAGGGCAGTTTCGCCCTGTTCATGAAAACCCATTACGCGGCGATGCATGGCGCGCCCGGCGCACAGCTGTTAGCCGCATTGCACGAACTGTCGCCGGATGCGCGCGCCTCGGCGCCGAAACAGGGTTATGCGCATGAGCTGCCCGGCATGCGCGATATGCTGATGGCGTCGGCCAGCAACAGTTTGCGCTGGCCCTTGCGTGTGGCGCACTATATGAACACCTATTTTTCACCGCTCAAAATGTATGCCGGCGGCAAGCTGGGCGAATGGCTGCGCCCCTGGCGGCGCAATGCCGAACAAAGCGCGCCGCCGACGCCGTTCAACGCGCCGGTTTCGCCACACCGCGTATTTGAGGCAGTGAATATTGATTTACCGCAAATCGCCCGCGTGCGCGAGCTGGTCGAAGGCGCGAACAGCAATGATGTGCTGATCTGCGTGATTGCCGGCGCGCTGCGTCAATATCTGGGCGGCAAGGGGCTGCTGCCGCCGGCATCCCTGCTGGCCGAAGCGCCGTTCACCAGCCGCTCCGAGATGCGCATCAACTCCATGCGCAAGCTGGCTGACAGCGCAGTCATGGCCTTGCATACGGATTGCGCCGATCCGCTGCAACGCTTGCGCCAGATCGTGGCGGAAACCCGGCACGGCAAGCAAAATTTCCAATCCTTTCTCGGCAAGCGCTTATTGCTGGACGCCACCGATCTGGCCCCCAGCGTCTTGATCAAAGGGGTGGGCGAAGCGGTGCGGCGCAGCCGTCTGGCCAGTCATTTGCCGCCGCAATTCAATACCAGCATTTCCAGCATGCGCGGGCCGGATCTGCCCTTGTACATGAGCGGCGCACGGCTGGTCTCGTATTACGGCATGGATTTGGTGCACGATCTGTCCGGCCTGTCCCATATGATTTGTTATTTCGCCGGCCAGGCCAGCATCAGCGTGACCGCCTGCCGCAAATTGTTGCCGGACCCGGCGGCGTATGCCGCCTGCCTGCAACAATCCTGGCAGGAATTGCTGCAAGCCTGCCAGCATGAGGACGCCGCACCGGCGCCGGCGCCGAAACGGCGGCGCGTGCGCGCCAGCGTGGCGGGCGCGCCGCCGCGCCGGCGCAAAAATGCGGCTGTGGCGACACACGCATAA
- a CDS encoding NAD(P)-binding protein, which translates to MSRRQFLLQAGAGLSVLAGSAGAAWKWLEMPATIYAPGRSEGHFLRNLLRQAQQGVPLPQPALRASCQTLILGSGVAALTAAWKLRKKGRTDVLMLDGPQLHGNAAGGAFGAYHYPRGGHYLPLPSPESAHVREILFDLGIIKRDPYAEAPLYDESCVLHAPEERLLRNGYWQDGFLPTEETPQWELDEHKRFFAEVERLRALHGRDGRRVFVFPTELSSTDPEWMALDKLSLKAWMEQQGYRAPTLHWYLDYCCRDDYGRSHDQISAWAGLHYYCSRWGKAANANHGAWLTWPDGLSHLARGMDRLGGARHMQGSAYRLQLRAGGGVEAHCLRLGADGQPEFFALQAQNAICAMPLYLAARIIPHIRELGFEPQRDTPRYAPWLVANFLLRRFPEEKPHVPLSWDNVVYSAPGLGYVVSTHQQIRQTPPPKTVFTSYVAMSHMEIDAARKWLDRASKEELLELAMRDLHAAYGWRFAACVEQVELTIRGHAMAAPVPGFRNNPGVQALRQARGPILFAHADLSGFSVFEEAAWWGLRAAELL; encoded by the coding sequence ATGAGCCGGCGTCAATTTTTGCTGCAGGCCGGGGCCGGTCTCAGTGTGCTGGCCGGCAGCGCCGGCGCGGCCTGGAAATGGCTGGAAATGCCGGCCACGATTTATGCGCCGGGCCGCAGCGAAGGGCATTTTCTGCGCAATCTGCTGCGCCAGGCGCAACAAGGCGTCCCCTTGCCGCAACCGGCTTTGCGCGCCAGCTGCCAAACCCTGATTTTGGGGTCTGGCGTGGCGGCATTGACTGCCGCCTGGAAGCTTCGCAAAAAGGGACGTACTGACGTCCTCATGCTGGATGGCCCGCAATTGCATGGCAATGCCGCCGGCGGCGCGTTTGGCGCATACCACTATCCGCGCGGCGGACATTATCTGCCCTTGCCATCGCCGGAATCGGCGCATGTGCGTGAAATTCTGTTCGATTTGGGGATTATCAAGCGCGATCCTTATGCCGAAGCGCCCTTGTACGATGAAAGCTGCGTGCTGCATGCGCCGGAAGAACGCCTGCTGCGCAATGGCTATTGGCAGGATGGCTTTTTGCCGACTGAAGAGACGCCGCAATGGGAGTTGGACGAACATAAACGCTTTTTTGCTGAAGTTGAACGCTTGCGCGCGCTGCATGGGCGCGATGGGCGGCGCGTATTTGTGTTTCCCACCGAGCTGTCTTCGACCGACCCGGAATGGATGGCGCTGGATAAGCTCAGTCTGAAAGCCTGGATGGAACAGCAGGGCTATCGCGCGCCGACTTTGCATTGGTATCTGGATTATTGCTGCCGCGACGATTATGGCCGCAGCCATGACCAGATTTCCGCCTGGGCCGGTTTGCATTATTACTGCAGCCGCTGGGGCAAGGCTGCGAATGCGAATCATGGCGCATGGCTGACTTGGCCGGATGGCCTGTCCCACTTGGCGCGCGGCATGGATCGCCTGGGCGGCGCGCGCCATATGCAGGGCAGCGCTTACCGTCTGCAGTTGCGCGCCGGCGGCGGGGTGGAGGCGCATTGTTTGCGCCTGGGCGCGGATGGCCAGCCGGAATTTTTTGCGCTGCAGGCGCAAAACGCGATTTGCGCCATGCCCCTGTACCTGGCGGCGCGCATCATTCCGCACATCCGCGAATTAGGCTTCGAGCCGCAACGCGACACGCCGCGCTATGCGCCCTGGCTGGTGGCGAATTTCCTCTTGCGCCGCTTTCCTGAGGAAAAACCGCATGTGCCCTTGAGTTGGGACAATGTGGTGTATTCCGCGCCTGGCCTGGGTTATGTGGTATCGACCCATCAGCAGATCCGCCAGACGCCGCCGCCGAAAACTGTATTCACCTCCTATGTCGCCATGTCGCATATGGAGATCGACGCTGCGCGCAAATGGCTGGACCGCGCCAGTAAAGAGGAATTGCTGGAATTGGCGATGCGCGATTTGCATGCCGCCTACGGCTGGCGCTTTGCGGCATGCGTGGAGCAGGTGGAGTTGACGATACGAGGGCATGCAATGGCGGCCCCGGTTCCGGGTTTCCGCAACAATCCGGGGGTACAGGCCCTGCGCCAGGCGCGCGGGCCGATTTTGTTTGCACATGCCGACTTATCCGGCTTCAGTGTGTTTGAGGAAGCTGCATGGTGGGGTTTGCGCGCGGCGGAACTGCTATAG